One genomic region from Mangifera indica cultivar Alphonso chromosome 17, CATAS_Mindica_2.1, whole genome shotgun sequence encodes:
- the LOC123200670 gene encoding subtilisin-like protease SBT1.8, producing the protein MISNTPSSSLSRSMASISSFFFLLTIFLQCFTLSVSSKQTYIVHMRPQDKPSSFLTHRDWYSSSLQSLSSTSDSLLYTYTDAYHGFAASLDPAQAEALRQSDSVLGVYEDTLYTLHTTRSPKFLGLNSEFGLWEGHSNQDLGHASRDVIIGVLDTGVWPQSKSFDDSQMPQVPSKWRGQCELGPDFSPNLCNKKLIGARFFSKGYHMASSGSFLRKSEESESPRDYDGHGTHTASTAAGSHVANASLLGYASGTARGMASHARVATYKVCWKTGCFGSDILAGMDRAIQDGVDVLSLSLGGGSAPYYRDTIAIGAFTAMEKGIFVSCSAGNSGPTKATLANVAPWIMTVGAGTLDRDFPAYVFLGDNSKVTGVSLYSGKGMGNKPVSLVYNEGSNGSANLCLPGSLEPEFVRGKVVICDRGINARVEKGAVVRDAGGIGMILANTAASGEELVADSHLLPAVAVGKKAGDKIREYAKSANPKALLTFGGTVLNVRPSPVVAAFSSRGPNTVTPQILKPDLIGPGVNILAAWSEANGPTELEKDTRRTQFNIMSGTSMSCPHISGLAALLKAAHPDWSPSAIKSALMTTAYVIDNTNSPLRDASDGEFSNPWAHGSGHVDPQKALSPGLVYDISTAEYVAFLCSLNYTTLQIQAVVKHPVSCLIKFNDPGELNYPSFSVLFGNKRVVRYTRELTNVEPAMSMYNVTVTTPANVGVTVRPRTLLFRAQGEKKRYTVTFVAKKDFSPMGSSGFGSIVWGNAQHTVRSPVSFSWTR; encoded by the exons CCTACATAGTCCACATGAGGCCCCAGGACAAGCCCTCCTCTTTCCTCACTCACCGTGACTGGTATTCATCTAGTCTTCAATCTCTTTCTTCCACTTCGGATTCTCTTCTTTATACCTATACTGATGCCTACCACGGTTTCGCTGCCTCTCTCGATCCTGCTCAAGCCGAGGCGCTCCGCCAATCTGACTCCGTGCTCGGCGTTTACGAAGACACTCTTTACACTCTTCATACCACTCGCTCCCCTAAGTTTCTTGGCCTCAACTCTGAGTTTGGGCTGTGGGAGGGGCATAGCAATCAGGATCTTGGCCATGCCTCACGTGACGTTATTATCGGCGTGCTTGATACTGGTGTTTGGCCGCAGTCTAAAAGCTTCGACGATTCTCAGATGCCACAAGTTCCGAGCAAATGGCGCGGTCAGTGTGAATTGGGCCCTGATTTTAGCCCTAATCTTTGCAACAAGAAGCTCATTGGTGCTCGTTTCTTCTCAAAAGGCTACCACATGGCTTCCAGTGGTAGTTTCTTGAGAAAATCCGAAGAATCGGAGTCTCCTCGTGATTACGACGGTCATGGAACTCACACGGCGAGTACTGCCGCGGGTTCACACGTTGCCAATGCCAGTCTACTCGGTTACGCCAGCGGGACGGCGCGCGGAATGGCCAGTCACGCGCGTGTGGCCACGTACAAAGTTTGCTGGAAAACCGGATGCTTTGGATCGGACATTTTGGCGGGTATGGATCGGGCCATACAAGATGGTGTGGATGTTCTTTCACTCTCTCTGGGTGGTGGATCCGCTCCGTATTATAGAGATACCATTGCTATTGGAGCATTCACAGCAATGGAAAAGGGCATTTTCGTGTCGTGTTCTGCTGGAAACAGTGGGCCCACTAAAGCCACGCTTGCAAACGTGGCCCCGTGGATCATGACCGTCGGTGCTGGAACATTAGATCGTGATTTTCCTGCTTATGTATTTCTGGGAGACAACAGTAAGGTTACTGGTGTCTCGCTTTACAGTGGAAAAGGAATGGGAAATAAACCGGTTTCGTTGGTTTACAATGAAGGCTCAAACGGTTCAGCCAACTTGTGCTTGCCCGGTTCACTCGAACCAGAATTCGTACGTGGGAAAGTAGTCATTTGTGATAGGGGGATAAACGCACGTGTGGAGAAAGGAGCCGTTGTACGTGACGCTGGTGGAATTGGAATGATACTGGCGAACACGGCTGCAAGCGGTGAAGAACTGGTGGCTGACAGTCACTTGCTACCAGCTGTAGCGGTGGGTAAAAAGGCGGGTGATAAGATCAGGGAGTACGCCAAATCAGCAAATCCAAAGGCACTTCTTACGTTTGGTGGGACGGTGTTGAACGTGAGACCGTCACCAGTGGTGGCAGCGTTTAGTTCAAGAGGGCCTAACACAGTAACTCCGCAAATATTAAAACCTGATTTGATTGGGCCTGGAGTCAACATTTTGGCTGCTTGGTCAGAAGCGAATGGCCCCACTGAGTTGGAGAAGGACACAAGAAGAACACAGTTTAATATAATGTCAG GTACATCTATGTCTTGCCCACACATTAGTGGATTAGCTGCTTTGCTGAAAGCGGCCCACCCAGATTGGAGCCCAAGTGCCATCAAATCGGCTCTTATGACGACTGCATATGTTATAGACAACACCAACTCTCCTCTTCGTGATGCTTCAGATGGTGAATTCTCAAACCCATGGGCTCATGGGTCGGGCCACGTTGACCCACAAAAAGCCCTTTCTCCAGGCcttgtttatgatatttcaacTGCAGAGTACGTTGCATTCTTGTGCTCTTTGAACTACACAACTTTACAAATCCAAGCCGTCGTCAAACACCCTGTCTCCTGTTTGATTAAATTCAATGACCCTGGCGAGCTGAACTACCCCTCATTCTCAGTCTTGTTCGGAAACAAGAGGGTTGTTCGATACACTCGGGAGTTGACAAACGTTGAACCTGCAATGTCGATGTACAATGTGACTGTCACCACCCCGGCCAATGTGGGGGTTACTGTGAGGCCCAGAACACTTTTATTTAGGGCTCAAGGGGAGAAGAAGAGATACACAGTTACCTTTGTGGCGAAGAAAGATTTTAGTCCGATGGGGAGCTCTGGATTTGGTTCAATTGTGTGGGGAAATGCTCAACATACAGTTAGGAGCCCAGTTTCTTTTTCGTGGACACGGTGA